The Ictidomys tridecemlineatus isolate mIctTri1 chromosome 6, mIctTri1.hap1, whole genome shotgun sequence genome includes a region encoding these proteins:
- the LOC144365121 gene encoding sperm motility kinase 2B-like codes for MHSKSSESSVVPQGPGSCQEKAFTDHYQVVKDIDHGAYGQVILARHRHTGAEVAVKVLPRSTWENLVHSEILAMKTLNHPNVIQLFEVIETHKQIYIVMEYGVGGSLFDLIPPRGMQEEEARRLFRQIASAVCYCHKMHILHRDLKPKNIVLDARGNIRIVDFGLSTMFKPGQKLTEFWGTLDYLAPECVREEVHEGPPVDSWSLGVILYYMLTGHRPFMAASMNFNLHPKLKFPWRVSAKAKRLIKKILTVDPRARPSAEEILADPWLNQGEEKLPSHDVPLPNLSDPTVLTILFDMGYDPYSTWVSLSQRKFDGAMASYLIIQRQISQGAGCMKPLGRRVAPRPCPRDPSISPALPQRRASEPALHTFPLPCEHHQPREAKESGQKSFRRGSWPAIRFALLYEKPPTPRLASQHYSDIPQPCPSTTDDSHVSQDATTGRPQGHRRLWKRVRRRMAACLRRLCCCTPSCDGENEAPTPGEQKPPRFTNRVVPT; via the coding sequence ATGCATAGTAAGAGTAGTGAGTCTAGTGTAGTGCCGCAGGGGCCTGGCTCCTGCCAGGAGAAGGCCTTCACAGACCATTACCAGGTCGTGAAGGACATTGATCATGGGGCATATGGTCAGGTGATCCTAGCCCGCCATCGGCACACTGGGGCCGAGGTGGCGGTGAAAGTCCTGCCAAGGAGCACGTGGGAGAATTTGGTCCACTCTGAAATACTGGCGATGAAGACCCTGAACCACCCGAACGTGATCCAGCTCTTTGAGGTGATTGAAACCCACAAACAGATCTACATAGTGATGGAGTACGGGGTTGGGGGATCTTTATTTGACCTCATCCCGCCTAGGGGcatgcaggaggaggaggccaggagaCTCTTCAGGCAGATCGCGAGTGCAGTGTGCTACTGCCACAAGATGCACATCTTGCACAGAGACCTGAAGCCCAAGAACATTGTGCTGGATGCCAGAGGCAACATCCGAATCGTTGACTTTGGCTTAAGCACCATGTTCAAGCCTGGGCAGAAGCTGACCGAGTTTTGGGGCACTCTGGACTACCTCGCCCCGGAATGTGTGCGCGAGGAGGTACACGAGGGTCCCCCAGTGGACAGCTGGAGCCTGGGtgtcattttatattatatgttgACTGGACACCGCCCATTCATGGCAGCCAGCATGAATTTCAACTTACACCCCAAGTTGAAATTTCCCTGGCGCGTCTCAGCCAAAGCCAAAAGACTCATCAAGAAAATCTTGACAGTGGACCCCAGAGCAAGGCCCTCGGCAGAGGAGATCTTGGCGGACCCGTGGCTGAATCAGGGTGAGGAGAAGTTACCTTCCCATGATGTGCCCCTCCCCAACCTCTCAGACCCCACAGTACTGACAATACTGTTCGACATGGGGTACGACCCTTACAGTACCTGGGTGTCGCTGTCGCAGAGAAAGTTTGATGGGGCGATGGCTTCCTATCTCATAATCCAGCGGCAGATAAGCCAGGGGGCAGGCTGCATGAAGCCCCTGGGAAGGAGGGTTGCGCCTCGCCCATGCCCCAGGGATCCTTCCATTTCCCCTGCCCTCCCGCAGAGGAGGGCGAGTGAGCCTGCCCTTCACACCTTCCCCTTGCCCTGTGAGCATCATCAGCCTCGGGAGGCCAAGGAGTCAGGGCAGAAGAGCTTCAGAAGGGGCAGCTGGCCTGCCATTAGATTCGCCTTGCTATATGAGAAGCCCCCCACTCCCAGGCTAGCCTCTCAGCATTACTCTGACATACCCCAACCCTGCCCATCAACAACAGACGACAGCCATGTCTCCCAAGATGCCACCACAGGGCGTCCCCAGGGCCACAGGAGGCTTTGGAAGCGGGTGAGGAGGAGGATGGCTGCCTGCTTGCGCAGACTGTGCTGTTGCACACCCTCATGTGATGGCGAAAACGAGGCTCCTACACCAGGAGAGCAGAAACCTCCTAGGTTCACAAATCGGGTGGTTCCAACATAA